One stretch of Kiritimatiellia bacterium DNA includes these proteins:
- a CDS encoding FAD-dependent oxidoreductase, which produces MSSKENIVFKKNLPVRYFPDILVAGGGPAGVAAALTAARQGCSVRLVEAHSCLGGMGTAGMVPAFMQFTDGVNFLAGGIGREILDALQKANGTIRAGILPLASSSGTEIKAEVLKRVYDALLTESGTAFTFHSRLVDVIAENGCVREAVCAGKSGLFAVRAKVFIDGTGDGDLAAFAGAPYEKGDAEGNMMPGTLCSLWAGIDWEKVEKGGLGAGNRRIEEAFKDKIFTLEDRHLPGMCRVGGTLGGGNIGHTFNLDGTDEESLTAAYLWGRKSLREYERYYKEYLQGFENMELVATGSLLGVRETRRIAGDYILNVNDFKSRAVFKDEIGRYSYPVDIHIARPDKESYEKFTKEIASLRLGPGESYGIPYRILTPKKLANVLVAGRCVSADRAVQASIRVMPGCYITGQAAGMAAALMVQRQTDCRGVDVSELQSRLKVMGAFLPNA; this is translated from the coding sequence ATGTCCTCAAAAGAAAACATTGTTTTCAAGAAAAACCTGCCGGTGCGTTATTTCCCCGATATCCTCGTGGCGGGCGGCGGGCCGGCCGGCGTGGCCGCCGCGCTGACCGCGGCCCGGCAGGGTTGTTCCGTGCGCCTGGTTGAAGCGCACAGCTGCCTGGGCGGCATGGGCACGGCCGGCATGGTGCCGGCCTTTATGCAGTTTACCGACGGCGTTAATTTTCTGGCCGGCGGCATCGGGCGGGAAATCCTGGACGCGTTGCAAAAGGCCAACGGGACAATCCGAGCCGGCATTCTGCCGCTCGCATCTTCCAGCGGAACGGAAATCAAGGCGGAAGTCCTGAAACGGGTCTACGACGCCCTGTTGACGGAATCCGGAACGGCATTTACTTTTCATTCCAGGCTCGTTGACGTGATCGCGGAAAACGGGTGTGTGCGCGAAGCGGTTTGCGCCGGAAAGTCGGGCCTTTTCGCCGTCCGGGCAAAGGTGTTCATTGACGGCACGGGCGACGGCGACCTGGCCGCATTCGCCGGCGCCCCTTACGAAAAAGGCGATGCGGAAGGCAACATGATGCCCGGCACGCTCTGTTCTTTATGGGCGGGCATAGACTGGGAAAAAGTTGAAAAAGGCGGACTGGGCGCGGGCAACCGCCGGATTGAGGAGGCTTTCAAAGACAAAATTTTCACGCTGGAAGACCGCCATCTGCCCGGCATGTGCCGGGTCGGCGGCACGCTCGGCGGCGGCAATATCGGCCACACTTTCAATCTGGACGGGACTGACGAAGAATCGCTGACTGCGGCCTACCTGTGGGGGAGAAAATCTTTGCGGGAATACGAACGTTATTACAAGGAATATTTACAGGGATTTGAAAATATGGAGCTTGTCGCCACCGGTTCCTTGCTTGGAGTGCGCGAGACCCGGCGCATTGCCGGGGACTATATCCTGAACGTCAACGATTTCAAATCGCGCGCCGTATTTAAGGATGAAATCGGCCGTTACTCTTACCCGGTTGACATTCATATCGCCAGGCCGGACAAGGAAAGTTACGAGAAATTCACAAAAGAGATTGCTTCCCTGCGCCTGGGGCCGGGCGAGAGCTACGGCATTCCTTATCGGATCCTTACACCGAAGAAACTGGCCAACGTGCTGGTGGCCGGCCGGTGCGTCAGCGCCGACCGGGCCGTGCAGGCCTCCATCCGGGTCATGCCCGGTTGTTACATCACCGGCCAGGCGGCCGGCATGGCCGCCGCGCTGATGGTTCAGCGTCAAACGGACTGCCGCGGCGTGGACGTCAGCGAACTGCAGTCCCGGCTGAAGGTTATGGGGGCGTTCCTGCCGAATGCGTGA
- a CDS encoding helix-turn-helix domain-containing protein, protein METHEKINISDLMAWIENQTGAVVSFADLRGITNEIPMLRLHPDQYIHHSPYCEFAKLNGHLAQCMADKKQSYQRAENGKPFESVCPLGIWEWIQPVFFKSELLGVLFLGCLRSAAGLKPAGGRVYHGPDLPVVSDVLKKKLRQYARLLRDVILLTIEEWVRAGHRLSKQKPLQFYRDVTMLFIQNHYHDRTRLKDLARQLKVHPYYLGRIIRQVTGKDFKTLVMERRINRAKFMFRSGRRNVTEVAYACGFGDGNYFSTVFRRMTGQSPREFFTKNSGAVPCFL, encoded by the coding sequence ATGGAGACACATGAGAAAATCAATATTTCGGACCTGATGGCCTGGATTGAAAACCAAACCGGCGCCGTGGTCAGTTTTGCGGATTTGCGCGGGATAACGAACGAAATTCCAATGCTCCGCTTGCATCCGGACCAATATATTCATCACAGCCCTTACTGTGAATTTGCCAAACTCAACGGACACCTGGCGCAATGTATGGCCGACAAAAAGCAATCATATCAACGGGCGGAGAACGGAAAACCATTTGAGTCCGTCTGTCCGCTGGGTATCTGGGAATGGATTCAGCCTGTGTTTTTCAAAAGTGAGCTATTGGGCGTTTTATTTCTCGGCTGTTTGCGAAGCGCCGCGGGACTGAAACCCGCGGGAGGCCGTGTCTATCACGGCCCGGATTTGCCGGTTGTCTCGGATGTGTTAAAGAAAAAACTGCGGCAATATGCGCGTTTACTGCGCGACGTCATCCTGCTGACCATTGAAGAATGGGTGCGCGCCGGGCACCGGCTGTCAAAACAGAAACCTTTGCAGTTCTATCGCGATGTTACGATGCTGTTTATCCAGAACCATTATCATGACAGGACGCGCCTGAAGGATTTGGCGCGGCAGTTGAAAGTCCATCCCTATTATCTCGGCCGGATCATACGCCAGGTTACCGGCAAGGATTTCAAAACATTGGTGATGGAACGGCGGATCAATCGGGCAAAATTCATGTTCAGGTCCGGCCGGCGGAACGTAACCGAGGTGGCTTACGCCTGCGGATTCGGGGACGGCAATTATTTCAGCACCGTCTTCCGGCGCATGACCGGCCAGTCGCCGCGCGAATTTTTTACAAAGAATTCAGGCGCTGTTCCCTGTTTTTTGTAG
- a CDS encoding uroporphyrinogen decarboxylase family protein: MNALRGEPVDRPAVNFYEINGTEDVSGGDPFNIYSHPSWKPLIELARDKTDRTVMRSVPFRDKQPDPTAELTATATEHDSRGNRFTTFTLRAGTRLLTRRTKRDPDINTVWTLEHLLKNEEDARAYLELPEPQFSGTPDIQKILELERELGETGIVMIDTPDPLCMAAELFSMEQFTVIAMTAPELFHRLLERFARLVQPRTEVVAKALPGRLWRIVGPEYAAPPYLPPHLFYEYVVKYDRPMVEAIQKHGGFARLHAHGRIKDILDHIAATGCMGLDPIEPPPQGDVELKYVREKYGDQFVLFGNLEANDLENLETADFMLKIERAVREGASGKGRGFVLMPSACPYGRVLSRKTLANYEKMAAMIAQ; the protein is encoded by the coding sequence ATGAATGCTCTGCGCGGGGAGCCGGTGGACCGGCCCGCCGTGAATTTTTATGAAATAAACGGGACGGAAGACGTTTCCGGCGGCGATCCTTTCAACATTTATTCGCACCCGTCCTGGAAACCTCTCATTGAACTGGCCCGCGACAAGACCGACCGGACCGTAATGCGGAGCGTTCCTTTCAGGGACAAACAACCCGATCCGACGGCGGAATTGACCGCAACCGCCACCGAGCATGATTCCCGCGGCAACCGCTTCACCACCTTTACCCTGCGGGCCGGAACGCGGCTCCTGACCCGCCGCACAAAACGCGATCCGGATATAAATACGGTCTGGACGCTTGAACATCTCCTCAAAAACGAGGAGGATGCGCGCGCTTATCTGGAACTGCCGGAGCCGCAATTTTCGGGCACGCCGGATATTCAGAAAATTTTGGAGCTGGAGCGCGAGCTGGGTGAAACCGGCATTGTCATGATTGACACCCCGGACCCGCTTTGCATGGCCGCCGAGCTTTTCAGCATGGAACAGTTCACCGTTATCGCCATGACCGCGCCGGAACTGTTTCATCGTTTGCTGGAAAGGTTTGCCCGCTTGGTACAGCCGCGGACCGAAGTGGTTGCCAAGGCTTTGCCCGGAAGGCTGTGGCGCATAGTCGGTCCGGAATATGCCGCGCCGCCCTATCTGCCGCCGCATCTTTTTTATGAATACGTTGTGAAATATGACCGGCCGATGGTGGAAGCGATCCAGAAACACGGCGGGTTTGCGCGCCTTCACGCGCACGGCCGGATTAAGGATATTCTGGATCATATCGCCGCCACCGGCTGTATGGGGCTTGACCCGATAGAGCCGCCCCCGCAGGGCGACGTGGAGCTTAAGTATGTCCGCGAAAAATACGGCGATCAATTCGTGCTCTTCGGCAACCTTGAGGCCAATGACCTGGAAAATCTGGAAACGGCTGATTTTATGCTGAAAATTGAGCGCGCCGTCCGCGAGGGCGCTTCCGGAAAAGGCCGCGGTTTTGTGCTGATGCCTTCCGCCTGCCCCTACGGCCGCGTCCTGTCGCGGAAAACCCTGGCCAATTATGAAAAAATGGCGGCGATGATCGCGCAGTGA